One genomic window of Quercus lobata isolate SW786 chromosome 9, ValleyOak3.0 Primary Assembly, whole genome shotgun sequence includes the following:
- the LOC115959269 gene encoding TMV resistance protein N-like isoform X1 has protein sequence MASMKCKRESSPSPSSSSTRECKYEVFLSFRGEDTRNNFTDHLYAALNRMGIITFRDEEELERGKSISKLFEAIEESQIAIIIFSKSYASSKWCLDELAKINKCREEMRLEVFPIFYDVDPSDVRKQIGNFEQTFIDHQKCEDNIKKVETWRTALKEVANISGWHLQNRHESEFIQHVVKEMMKKLSSKSSGITRNFIGMDSTLKEFIPLYLGFENNVRMTGIYGMGGLGKTTLARAVYDEYRSHFEGSSFIANVREDSKTHGLRKLQKQLLADILEDKNIHVNNVYDGVDTIKKRLCRIKVLIVIDDVDHLDQLEKLAGGHDWFGLGSWIIITTRDEHVLIQHEVLNRYNSNGLKDDDALKLFCLKAFKNEKPKEGYMQLSLEVVKYANGLPLALVTLGSFLVGRTIDEWQSALPSFKKTKGEIFHILKLSYDGLEEMWKEIFLDIACFFRHWNKNEVIHILENCGFNARIGISVLMEKSLLSMDYNEDLGMHDLLQEMGEKIVRFESKGKLGMQSRLWLNNDLLNVLKDNMATNAIEAIVVRYKKVDFKFEEFLEVLSKMSNLRLMIINQTDILRFPIDHRHLDVPTTLRHLLWDYCPLKCLSCSSQPMELVHLELQRSYLEYLWQGVMLSFKLKFIDLSSSFYLIRTPDFSGVPILEKLNLSNCPRLVEIHPSIGKLSKLRYLHLKYCKSLTDLPSMSAKMQSLTVLDLHHCSKINSFPKFTGIMKSLSELNLGGTGIKKVEPSSIECLIALTKLDLSSCNDLKCLPRNMHNLRSLEKLGLFFCTKLKSLPRLPSTVRVIKALGCDSLKWSLALVKLRSWSQPLCQRCPYDKKSIPREFKILFHFLQVQDGTIYGTSSKREKEGSRTKFLVIIPSFFIQKVRNSINIELPSNWYNSKWIGFALWATCMIGCEYDIRARVIALGDMPQNYWAFELFTTLIRLENSICLLYLSSDEWFAIVGNGKCCQIKVIFETNRSTIGIDVSDCGFSSLYKQDVDEFNQTSAQCLIESFGEEVPIYKLTVGDDDDDDDEL, from the exons ATGG CTTCAATGAAGTGTAAAAGAGAGTCATCGCCatcaccatcttcttcttcaacacGTGAATGCAAATATGAAGTATTTCTAAGTTTCAGGGGTGAGGATACCCGCAATAATTTTACCGACCATCTATATGCTGCTTTGAATCGAATGGGCATTATTACTTTTAGGGATGAAGAAGAACTCGAGAGAGGAAAGTCTATTTCTAAGCTCTTCGAAGCAATCGAAGAATCACAGATTGCTATCATCATTTTCTCAAAAAGCTATGCATCTTCTAAGTGGTGCTTGGATGAGCTTGCCAAGATTAACAAATGTAGGGAGGAAATGAGGCTGGaagtttttccaattttttatgaTGTGGACCCATCTGATGTACGAAAACAAATAGGAAATTTTGAACAAACCTTTATTGATCATCAAAAATGCGAGGATAACATAAAGAAGGTGGAAACATGGAGAACTGCTTTAAAAGAAGTGGCTAATATCTCTGGATGGCATCTACAAAATAG GCATGAGTCCGAATTTATCCAACACGTTGTGAAAGAGATGATGAAGAAATTAAGTTCTAAATCCTCAGGCATTACTAGAAACTTCATAGGAATGGACTCTACTCTGAAGGAATTTATCCCTTTGTATTTAGGTTTTGAGAATAATGTTCGCATGACAGGGATTTATGGTATGGGGGGTTTGGGGAAGACAACTCTTGCTAGAGCTGTTTATGATGAATATCGTAGTCATTTTGAAGGTTCTAGCTTTATTGCTAATGTTAGGGAAGATTCAAAAACACACGGTTTGCGTAAATTACAAAAGCAGCTTCTTGCAGACATTTTGGAGGACAAAAATATACATGTAAATAATGTTTATGATGGAGTTGACACGATCAAGAAAAGGTTATGTCGTATAAAAGTTCTAATTGTTATAGATGATGTTGACCATTTGGATCAATTAGAAAAATTGGCTGGAGGGCATGACTGGTTTGGATTGGGGAGTTGGATCATTATAACAACTAGAGATGAACATGTGTTAATCCAACATGAAGTGCTTAACAGATATAATTCCAATGGATTAAAAGATGACGATgctttaaaacttttttgtttgaaagccTTCAAAAATGAGAAACCCAAAGAAGGTTATATGCAACTCTCCTTGGAAGTTGTGAAATATGCTAATGGCCTTCCATTAGCTCTTGTTACTTTGGGTTCCTTTTTGGTTGGAAGAACAATAGATGAATGGCAAAGTGCATTGCctagttttaaaaaaactaaaggaGAAATATTTCATATACTTAAACTAAGTTACGATGGTCTAGAGGAAATGTGGAAGGAGATATTCTtagatattgcatgtttctttaGACATTGGAACAAAAATGAAGTAATACATATATTAGAGAATTGTGGTTTTAATGCAAGAATTGGTATAAGTGTTCTCATGGAAAAATCTCTCCTATCCATGGACTACAACGAAGATTTGGGGATGCATGATCTACTACAAGAAATGGGTGAAAAAATTGTTCGTTTTGAATCAAAGGGAAAGCTTGGAATGCAGAGTAGGTTGTGGCTTAATAATGACTTGCTTAATGTATTGAAGGACAATATG GCAACAAATGCAATTGAAGCCATAGTCGTTCGTTACAAGAAAGtggatttcaaatttgaagaatTTCTTGAAGTGTTATCAAAGATGTCTAATCTTAGATTGATGATAATTAATCAGACGGACATCTTACGTTTTCCTATTGATCATAGACATCTAGATGTTCCTACTACGCTAAGACATCTTTTATGGGACTACTGTCCTTTAAAATGTTTGTCATGCAGTTCCCAACCAATGGAGCTTGTTCATCTTGAATTGCAGCGCAGCTATTTGGAATATCTTTGGCAAGGAGTAATg cTTTCATTCAAGTTAAAGTTCATTGATCTTAGTAGTTCCTTCTACCTTATTAGGACACCTGACTTTTCAGGTGTTCCGATACTTGAGAAACTAAACCTTTCTAATTGCCCTCGATTGGTTGAGATCCACCCATCTATTGGAAAACTCAGCAAGCTTAGGTATTTACATCTGAAATACTGCAAATCTCTTACCGATCTTCCCAGCATGTCTGCTAAAATGCAATCCCTTACGGTTCTTGACCTTCATCACTGCTCAAAAATCAATTCATTTCCGAAATTTACTGGAATTATGAAAAGCCTATCAGAACTCAATTTGGGTGGGACTGGTATTAAGAAAGTAGAACCCTCATCAATCGAGTGTTTGATTGCCCTTACAAAATTAGATCTAAGTTCCTGCAATGATCTCAAATGTCTTCCTAGAAATATGCATAATTTGAGGTCACTTGAAAAACTCGGCCTTTTCTTTTGCACAAAACTAAAATCTTTGCCAAGGCTTCCATCAACCGTAAGAGTTATAAAAGCTCTAGGTTGTGATTCTCTAAAATGGTCACTAGCGCTGGTCAAACTGCGTAGCTGGTCACAACCTCTCTGCCAGCGGTGTCCGTATGATAAGAAAAGTATTCCAAGGGAATTTAAAATATTGTTCCATTTCCTACAG GTACAGGATGGAACCATTTATGGAACTTCTTCAAAAAGGGAAAAGGAGGGATCAAGAACTAAATTTCTTGTAATTATTCCgtcattttttattcaaaaagtgAGGAATTCAATAAACATAGAGCTGCCTTCAAATTGGTATAATAGTAAATGGATAGGATTCGCTCTCTGGGCAACATGTATGATAGGGTGTGAATATGATATTAGAGCTCGTGTGATAGCCCTTGGTGATATGCCTCAAAATTACTGGGCCTTTGAACTTTTTACTACCTTGATACGTCTTGAAAACAGTATTTGCCTATTGTATTTGTCTAGTGATGAGTGGTTTGCTATTGTTGGGAATGGTAAATGCTGTCAGATTAAGGTTATATTTGAGACCAATCGAAGTACCATTGGCATTGATGTGTCTGATTGTGGGTTTAGTTCGTTATACAAGCAAGATGTGGATGAGTTCAACCAAACAAGTGCACAATGTTTGATTGAGAGCTTTGGGGAAGAAGTACCCATCTATAAATTAACTG ttggtgatgatgatgatgatgatgatgaactTTAA
- the LOC115959269 gene encoding TMV resistance protein N-like isoform X6, translating into MASMKCKRESSPSPSSSSTRECKYEVFLSFRGEDTRNNFTDHLYAALNRMGIITFRDEEELERGKSISKLFEAIEESQIAIIIFSKSYASSKWCLDELAKINKCREEMRLEVFPIFYDVDPSDVRKQIGNFEQTFIDHQKCEDNIKKVETWRTALKEVANISGWHLQNRHESEFIQHVVKEMMKKLSSKSSGITRNFIGMDSTLKEFIPLYLGFENNVRMTGIYGMGGLGKTTLARAVYDEYRSHFEGSSFIANVREDSKTHGLRKLQKQLLADILEDKNIHVNNVYDGVDTIKKRLCRIKVLIVIDDVDHLDQLEKLAGGHDWFGLGSWIIITTRDEHVLIQHEVLNRYNSNGLKDDDALKLFCLKAFKNEKPKEGYMQLSLEVVKYANGLPLALVTLGSFLVGRTIDEWQSALPSFKKTKGEIFHILKLSYDGLEEMWKEIFLDIACFFRHWNKNEVIHILENCGFNARIGISVLMEKSLLSMDYNEDLGMHDLLQEMGEKIVRFESKGKLGMQSRLWLNNDLLNVLKDNMATNAIEAIVVRYKKVDFKFEEFLEVLSKMSNLRLMIINQTDILRFPIDHRHLDVPTTLRHLLWDYCPLKCLSCSSQPMELVHLELQRSYLEYLWQGVMVQDGTIYGTSSKREKEGSRTKFLVIIPSFFIQKVRNSINIELPSNWYNSKWIGFALWATCMIGCEYDIRARVIALGDMPQNYWAFELFTTLIRLENSICLLYLSSDEWFAIVGNGKCCQIKVIFETNRSTIGIDVSDCGFSSLYKQDVDEFNQTSAQCLIESFGEEVPIYKLTVGDDDDDDDEL; encoded by the exons ATGG CTTCAATGAAGTGTAAAAGAGAGTCATCGCCatcaccatcttcttcttcaacacGTGAATGCAAATATGAAGTATTTCTAAGTTTCAGGGGTGAGGATACCCGCAATAATTTTACCGACCATCTATATGCTGCTTTGAATCGAATGGGCATTATTACTTTTAGGGATGAAGAAGAACTCGAGAGAGGAAAGTCTATTTCTAAGCTCTTCGAAGCAATCGAAGAATCACAGATTGCTATCATCATTTTCTCAAAAAGCTATGCATCTTCTAAGTGGTGCTTGGATGAGCTTGCCAAGATTAACAAATGTAGGGAGGAAATGAGGCTGGaagtttttccaattttttatgaTGTGGACCCATCTGATGTACGAAAACAAATAGGAAATTTTGAACAAACCTTTATTGATCATCAAAAATGCGAGGATAACATAAAGAAGGTGGAAACATGGAGAACTGCTTTAAAAGAAGTGGCTAATATCTCTGGATGGCATCTACAAAATAG GCATGAGTCCGAATTTATCCAACACGTTGTGAAAGAGATGATGAAGAAATTAAGTTCTAAATCCTCAGGCATTACTAGAAACTTCATAGGAATGGACTCTACTCTGAAGGAATTTATCCCTTTGTATTTAGGTTTTGAGAATAATGTTCGCATGACAGGGATTTATGGTATGGGGGGTTTGGGGAAGACAACTCTTGCTAGAGCTGTTTATGATGAATATCGTAGTCATTTTGAAGGTTCTAGCTTTATTGCTAATGTTAGGGAAGATTCAAAAACACACGGTTTGCGTAAATTACAAAAGCAGCTTCTTGCAGACATTTTGGAGGACAAAAATATACATGTAAATAATGTTTATGATGGAGTTGACACGATCAAGAAAAGGTTATGTCGTATAAAAGTTCTAATTGTTATAGATGATGTTGACCATTTGGATCAATTAGAAAAATTGGCTGGAGGGCATGACTGGTTTGGATTGGGGAGTTGGATCATTATAACAACTAGAGATGAACATGTGTTAATCCAACATGAAGTGCTTAACAGATATAATTCCAATGGATTAAAAGATGACGATgctttaaaacttttttgtttgaaagccTTCAAAAATGAGAAACCCAAAGAAGGTTATATGCAACTCTCCTTGGAAGTTGTGAAATATGCTAATGGCCTTCCATTAGCTCTTGTTACTTTGGGTTCCTTTTTGGTTGGAAGAACAATAGATGAATGGCAAAGTGCATTGCctagttttaaaaaaactaaaggaGAAATATTTCATATACTTAAACTAAGTTACGATGGTCTAGAGGAAATGTGGAAGGAGATATTCTtagatattgcatgtttctttaGACATTGGAACAAAAATGAAGTAATACATATATTAGAGAATTGTGGTTTTAATGCAAGAATTGGTATAAGTGTTCTCATGGAAAAATCTCTCCTATCCATGGACTACAACGAAGATTTGGGGATGCATGATCTACTACAAGAAATGGGTGAAAAAATTGTTCGTTTTGAATCAAAGGGAAAGCTTGGAATGCAGAGTAGGTTGTGGCTTAATAATGACTTGCTTAATGTATTGAAGGACAATATG GCAACAAATGCAATTGAAGCCATAGTCGTTCGTTACAAGAAAGtggatttcaaatttgaagaatTTCTTGAAGTGTTATCAAAGATGTCTAATCTTAGATTGATGATAATTAATCAGACGGACATCTTACGTTTTCCTATTGATCATAGACATCTAGATGTTCCTACTACGCTAAGACATCTTTTATGGGACTACTGTCCTTTAAAATGTTTGTCATGCAGTTCCCAACCAATGGAGCTTGTTCATCTTGAATTGCAGCGCAGCTATTTGGAATATCTTTGGCAAGGAGTAATg GTACAGGATGGAACCATTTATGGAACTTCTTCAAAAAGGGAAAAGGAGGGATCAAGAACTAAATTTCTTGTAATTATTCCgtcattttttattcaaaaagtgAGGAATTCAATAAACATAGAGCTGCCTTCAAATTGGTATAATAGTAAATGGATAGGATTCGCTCTCTGGGCAACATGTATGATAGGGTGTGAATATGATATTAGAGCTCGTGTGATAGCCCTTGGTGATATGCCTCAAAATTACTGGGCCTTTGAACTTTTTACTACCTTGATACGTCTTGAAAACAGTATTTGCCTATTGTATTTGTCTAGTGATGAGTGGTTTGCTATTGTTGGGAATGGTAAATGCTGTCAGATTAAGGTTATATTTGAGACCAATCGAAGTACCATTGGCATTGATGTGTCTGATTGTGGGTTTAGTTCGTTATACAAGCAAGATGTGGATGAGTTCAACCAAACAAGTGCACAATGTTTGATTGAGAGCTTTGGGGAAGAAGTACCCATCTATAAATTAACTG ttggtgatgatgatgatgatgatgatgaactTTAA
- the LOC115959269 gene encoding TMV resistance protein N-like isoform X5, producing the protein MASMKCKRESSPSPSSSSTRECKYEVFLSFRGEDTRNNFTDHLYAALNRMGIITFRDEEELERGKSISKLFEAIEESQIAIIIFSKSYASSKWCLDELAKINKCREEMRLEVFPIFYDVDPSDVRKQIGNFEQTFIDHQKCEDNIKKVETWRTALKEVANISGWHLQNRHESEFIQHVVKEMMKKLSSKSSGITRNFIGMDSTLKEFIPLYLGFENNVRMTGIYGMGGLGKTTLARAVYDEYRSHFEGSSFIANVREDSKTHGLRKLQKQLLADILEDKNIHVNNVYDGVDTIKKRLCRIKVLIVIDDVDHLDQLEKLAGGHDWFGLGSWIIITTRDEHVLIQHEVLNRYNSNGLKDDDALKLFCLKAFKNEKPKEGYMQLSLEVVKYANGLPLALVTLGSFLVGRTIDEWQSALPSFKKTKGEIFHILKLSYDGLEEMWKEIFLDIACFFRHWNKNEVIHILENCGFNARIGISVLMEKSLLSMDYNEDLGMHDLLQEMGEKIVRFESKGKLGMQSRLWLNNDLLNVLKDNMATNAIEAIVVRYKKVDFKFEEFLEVLSKMSNLRLMIINQTDILRFPIDHRHLDVPTTLRHLLWDYCPLKCLSCSSQPMELVHLELQRSYLEYLWQGVMLSFKLKFIDLSSSFYLIRTPDFSGVPILEKLNLSNCPRLVEIHPSIGKLSKLRYLHLKYCKSLTDLPSMSAKMQSLTVLDLHHCSKINSFPKFTGIMKSLSELNLGGTGIKKVEPSSIECLIALTKLDLSSCNDLKCLPRNMHNLRSLEKLGLFFCTKLKSLPRLPSTVRVIKALGCDSLKWSLALVKLRSWSQPLCQRCPYDKKSIPREFKILFHFLQLCFRYRMEPFMELLQKGKRRDQELNFL; encoded by the exons ATGG CTTCAATGAAGTGTAAAAGAGAGTCATCGCCatcaccatcttcttcttcaacacGTGAATGCAAATATGAAGTATTTCTAAGTTTCAGGGGTGAGGATACCCGCAATAATTTTACCGACCATCTATATGCTGCTTTGAATCGAATGGGCATTATTACTTTTAGGGATGAAGAAGAACTCGAGAGAGGAAAGTCTATTTCTAAGCTCTTCGAAGCAATCGAAGAATCACAGATTGCTATCATCATTTTCTCAAAAAGCTATGCATCTTCTAAGTGGTGCTTGGATGAGCTTGCCAAGATTAACAAATGTAGGGAGGAAATGAGGCTGGaagtttttccaattttttatgaTGTGGACCCATCTGATGTACGAAAACAAATAGGAAATTTTGAACAAACCTTTATTGATCATCAAAAATGCGAGGATAACATAAAGAAGGTGGAAACATGGAGAACTGCTTTAAAAGAAGTGGCTAATATCTCTGGATGGCATCTACAAAATAG GCATGAGTCCGAATTTATCCAACACGTTGTGAAAGAGATGATGAAGAAATTAAGTTCTAAATCCTCAGGCATTACTAGAAACTTCATAGGAATGGACTCTACTCTGAAGGAATTTATCCCTTTGTATTTAGGTTTTGAGAATAATGTTCGCATGACAGGGATTTATGGTATGGGGGGTTTGGGGAAGACAACTCTTGCTAGAGCTGTTTATGATGAATATCGTAGTCATTTTGAAGGTTCTAGCTTTATTGCTAATGTTAGGGAAGATTCAAAAACACACGGTTTGCGTAAATTACAAAAGCAGCTTCTTGCAGACATTTTGGAGGACAAAAATATACATGTAAATAATGTTTATGATGGAGTTGACACGATCAAGAAAAGGTTATGTCGTATAAAAGTTCTAATTGTTATAGATGATGTTGACCATTTGGATCAATTAGAAAAATTGGCTGGAGGGCATGACTGGTTTGGATTGGGGAGTTGGATCATTATAACAACTAGAGATGAACATGTGTTAATCCAACATGAAGTGCTTAACAGATATAATTCCAATGGATTAAAAGATGACGATgctttaaaacttttttgtttgaaagccTTCAAAAATGAGAAACCCAAAGAAGGTTATATGCAACTCTCCTTGGAAGTTGTGAAATATGCTAATGGCCTTCCATTAGCTCTTGTTACTTTGGGTTCCTTTTTGGTTGGAAGAACAATAGATGAATGGCAAAGTGCATTGCctagttttaaaaaaactaaaggaGAAATATTTCATATACTTAAACTAAGTTACGATGGTCTAGAGGAAATGTGGAAGGAGATATTCTtagatattgcatgtttctttaGACATTGGAACAAAAATGAAGTAATACATATATTAGAGAATTGTGGTTTTAATGCAAGAATTGGTATAAGTGTTCTCATGGAAAAATCTCTCCTATCCATGGACTACAACGAAGATTTGGGGATGCATGATCTACTACAAGAAATGGGTGAAAAAATTGTTCGTTTTGAATCAAAGGGAAAGCTTGGAATGCAGAGTAGGTTGTGGCTTAATAATGACTTGCTTAATGTATTGAAGGACAATATG GCAACAAATGCAATTGAAGCCATAGTCGTTCGTTACAAGAAAGtggatttcaaatttgaagaatTTCTTGAAGTGTTATCAAAGATGTCTAATCTTAGATTGATGATAATTAATCAGACGGACATCTTACGTTTTCCTATTGATCATAGACATCTAGATGTTCCTACTACGCTAAGACATCTTTTATGGGACTACTGTCCTTTAAAATGTTTGTCATGCAGTTCCCAACCAATGGAGCTTGTTCATCTTGAATTGCAGCGCAGCTATTTGGAATATCTTTGGCAAGGAGTAATg cTTTCATTCAAGTTAAAGTTCATTGATCTTAGTAGTTCCTTCTACCTTATTAGGACACCTGACTTTTCAGGTGTTCCGATACTTGAGAAACTAAACCTTTCTAATTGCCCTCGATTGGTTGAGATCCACCCATCTATTGGAAAACTCAGCAAGCTTAGGTATTTACATCTGAAATACTGCAAATCTCTTACCGATCTTCCCAGCATGTCTGCTAAAATGCAATCCCTTACGGTTCTTGACCTTCATCACTGCTCAAAAATCAATTCATTTCCGAAATTTACTGGAATTATGAAAAGCCTATCAGAACTCAATTTGGGTGGGACTGGTATTAAGAAAGTAGAACCCTCATCAATCGAGTGTTTGATTGCCCTTACAAAATTAGATCTAAGTTCCTGCAATGATCTCAAATGTCTTCCTAGAAATATGCATAATTTGAGGTCACTTGAAAAACTCGGCCTTTTCTTTTGCACAAAACTAAAATCTTTGCCAAGGCTTCCATCAACCGTAAGAGTTATAAAAGCTCTAGGTTGTGATTCTCTAAAATGGTCACTAGCGCTGGTCAAACTGCGTAGCTGGTCACAACCTCTCTGCCAGCGGTGTCCGTATGATAAGAAAAGTATTCCAAGGGAATTTAAAATATTGTTCCATTTCCTACAG TTGTGTTTTAGGTACAGGATGGAACCATTTATGGAACTTCTTCAAAAAGGGAAAAGGAGGGATCAAGAACTAAATTTCTTGTAA